The proteins below are encoded in one region of uncultured Eubacteriales bacterium:
- a CDS encoding hypothetical protein (Evidence 5 : No homology to any previously reported sequences): protein MILAPRYTWALLDVQDKVGITAQRFSRILLTKMICYGNL, encoded by the coding sequence ATGATTCTCGCTCCCCGCTACACTTGGGCACTGCTGGATGTGCAAGACAAGGTCGGAATCACAGCCCAGCGATTTAGTAGGATACTGTTGACAAAGATGATTTGTTATGGTAATCTTTAA
- a CDS encoding ABC-type enterochelin transport system, permease component encodes MSKHTVPKITGAEISQPQHYNSKKIWTKAFILAVSTVFVLGVISLFTGVYDIRGQEDGWNMFFITRVPRTAALMLTGAAMSMSGLVMQLITQNRLVEPTTTGTIEWAGLGLVFVYLVFPAPTLVLRMTGAIAFSFIGTMVFFFFLKRVKLRSSLIVPIIGMMLGAVISAISTFIGLTFSMTQNIETWFVGSFAPVQIGRYEYLWLIVIVSILIFLYADRLTLAGLGEDVATSLGVNYNKIVVLGTGLISFAVGIVAAVIGNLPFLGLIVPNIVSMYRGDDLRSNLPWVCVLGMGAITLCDIISRTIIMPFEVPVSLILGTVGAVVFIMILLKQRRLR; translated from the coding sequence ATGTCAAAACATACAGTACCAAAAATCACTGGGGCTGAGATTTCTCAGCCCCAGCACTATAATTCTAAAAAAATATGGACGAAGGCCTTTATATTGGCGGTTTCCACTGTTTTTGTTTTAGGCGTGATATCGCTGTTTACCGGGGTTTATGATATACGCGGCCAGGAAGACGGATGGAATATGTTTTTCATCACCCGTGTTCCAAGAACAGCGGCGCTTATGCTCACCGGCGCGGCGATGTCAATGTCCGGCCTGGTCATGCAGCTGATTACACAGAATCGTTTGGTGGAGCCCACCACAACAGGAACCATTGAATGGGCTGGCCTGGGCCTTGTATTTGTCTATCTGGTGTTTCCGGCCCCGACTTTAGTGCTGAGAATGACCGGCGCGATTGCCTTTTCTTTTATAGGGACGATGGTTTTCTTCTTCTTTTTAAAGAGAGTGAAGCTTCGCTCCTCGCTGATTGTGCCGATTATAGGAATGATGCTCGGAGCAGTCATCTCCGCAATTTCCACGTTTATCGGGCTCACCTTTTCCATGACGCAAAATATCGAGACCTGGTTTGTAGGCTCCTTTGCACCGGTTCAAATCGGGCGGTATGAGTATTTATGGCTCATTGTGATTGTCTCCATTCTCATTTTTCTCTATGCGGATCGGTTGACCTTGGCGGGACTGGGCGAAGACGTTGCGACAAGCCTTGGTGTAAACTATAACAAAATCGTTGTTTTAGGGACCGGCCTTATCTCCTTTGCCGTTGGGATTGTGGCGGCCGTTATCGGAAACCTGCCTTTTTTAGGCTTGATCGTACCAAATATTGTTTCCATGTATCGAGGCGATGATCTCAGGAGCAACCTGCCCTGGGTGTGCGTATTGGGGATGGGCGCGATCACGCTTTGCGACATCATTTCCCGTACCATCATTATGCCGTTTGAGGTCCCTGTCTCGTTGATCCTTGGAACCGTAGGCGCGGTTGTATTTATTATGATCCTGTTGAAACAGAGGAGGCTAAGATGA
- a CDS encoding exported hypothetical protein (Evidence 5 : No homology to any previously reported sequences), giving the protein MKLSKNLSITAAVLLVLGAFAATPALASVTDIWKDTDNNGAAITVQEMRVSPSKETLDSISITDEKGNPIKLDSLSVIPAAQNLNSISITDENGNPIKLDSLSITPDKNTFDTVSITDGNGSPIKLDSFSIAGEGAEYVSMKSLGYSDSDFEGKDSIVVHKEAWTQGK; this is encoded by the coding sequence ATGAAATTATCCAAAAACTTATCCATTACAGCAGCTGTGCTTCTCGTACTAGGAGCCTTTGCGGCTACCCCCGCACTGGCATCAGTAACTGACATATGGAAAGATACTGACAATAACGGTGCTGCCATTACCGTACAGGAAATGCGCGTCAGCCCTAGCAAAGAAACACTGGATTCCATCAGCATCACAGATGAAAAGGGTAACCCCATCAAACTGGATTCGTTAAGCGTCATTCCGGCTGCACAGAATCTGAATTCCATTAGCATCACCGACGAAAACGGCAACCCCATCAAGTTAGATTCATTAAGCATTACACCTGATAAGAACACCTTCGACACTGTCAGCATTACAGATGGAAATGGCAGCCCTATTAAGCTGGATTCCTTTTCAATCGCTGGTGAGGGAGCCGAATATGTATCCATGAAGTCTCTTGGATATTCCGATTCTGATTTTGAAGGAAAAGACTCCATTGTTGTTCATAAAGAAGCTTGGACACAGGGTAAATAA
- a CDS encoding conserved hypothetical protein (Evidence 4 : Homologs of previously reported genes of unknown function) has protein sequence MYSALSVAQYVVDYCNKYGKGISNLKLQKILYFVQAEFLVSQHKPCFRDEIEAWDFGPVVPTVYHKYKRYGGAIIPSNSIGALYSSIDPISSKDRSIIESIVNQGIKYSASELVDITHNQKPWRLSYRQGRNNVIPISLIRDYFEG, from the coding sequence GTGTACAGCGCGCTATCAGTCGCTCAGTATGTAGTTGATTACTGCAATAAGTACGGTAAAGGAATTTCGAATTTGAAACTGCAAAAAATCCTTTATTTTGTTCAAGCAGAATTTTTGGTATCACAACATAAGCCATGTTTTCGGGATGAGATTGAGGCTTGGGATTTTGGGCCGGTTGTCCCAACAGTCTATCATAAGTATAAAAGATATGGCGGTGCAATTATCCCTTCTAATTCTATCGGCGCCTTATACTCTTCGATTGACCCAATTTCCTCAAAAGATAGGTCTATTATAGAAAGTATAGTAAACCAAGGGATCAAATACTCGGCCTCTGAACTTGTTGATATTACCCATAACCAAAAGCCATGGCGGCTCTCCTATAGGCAAGGCAGAAATAATGTAATACCTATTAGTCTAATTAGGGATTATTTCGAAGGATAG
- a CDS encoding hypothetical protein (Evidence 5 : No homology to any previously reported sequences) — MSGDQFIPASIQQIDFEVNKKSPPDWSLNTTVGKRF; from the coding sequence ATGAGTGGTGATCAATTCATTCCTGCCTCCATCCAGCAAATTGATTTTGAGGTAAACAAAAAATCTCCCCCTGACTGGAGCCTAAATACTACAGTCGGAAAGAGATTTTGA
- a CDS encoding ABC-type enterochelin transport system, periplasmic component, with protein sequence MRKFTLSKSIVSIAAFALLLTGCTNSGNPAGQQTPAPTVSETNQQTSAPIKPTTVEITDIYGTVTVPVNPKNVVALDNRTFETLADWGIELAAVPKGVMPADSVYVKDDSVQDIGNHSDPNLEIIAAVNPELVIVGQRFASYYEDIKTLVPNAAVINLNFDVSAKTAAPGESLVNGLKNSTIALGQIFDKNAEAEKLVIDFDKAIEDAKSAYNGTDTIISVVVSGGEIGFSAPLSGRVWGPMYEVFGWVSALEVEGATSDHQGDDISVEAIAQSNPDWLFVLDRDAAVSSTKDAVPAQDVINNSPALQNTTAVTKGHIVYAPNDTYTNESIQTYLELFENLAGALAG encoded by the coding sequence ATGAGAAAGTTCACTTTATCGAAATCAATTGTTTCTATAGCAGCGTTTGCTCTATTATTGACGGGCTGTACAAATTCAGGCAACCCGGCCGGCCAACAAACACCTGCTCCCACCGTTTCTGAAACGAATCAGCAAACAAGCGCCCCTATTAAGCCCACGACAGTTGAAATCACAGATATTTACGGAACCGTTACCGTTCCGGTTAATCCGAAGAACGTCGTCGCTCTGGATAACAGGACCTTTGAAACTCTGGCTGATTGGGGAATTGAATTGGCGGCGGTCCCGAAGGGGGTCATGCCTGCCGATTCCGTATATGTGAAGGACGATTCTGTTCAGGATATCGGGAATCACAGTGACCCGAACCTTGAAATCATAGCGGCTGTAAACCCCGAGCTCGTCATTGTAGGACAGCGTTTTGCCAGCTATTATGAGGATATTAAAACCCTGGTGCCCAATGCCGCCGTTATCAACCTCAATTTTGATGTCTCCGCCAAAACCGCCGCGCCTGGCGAAAGCCTGGTAAACGGGCTTAAAAATTCTACCATTGCCCTGGGACAGATTTTTGATAAAAATGCAGAGGCCGAGAAACTGGTTATCGATTTCGACAAGGCGATTGAAGACGCGAAATCTGCGTACAATGGGACAGATACCATTATCAGTGTTGTGGTTTCCGGTGGCGAGATCGGTTTTTCCGCGCCTCTTTCCGGACGCGTCTGGGGCCCCATGTATGAAGTGTTTGGATGGGTTTCGGCATTAGAGGTGGAGGGCGCTACTTCCGACCATCAGGGCGATGATATTTCTGTGGAAGCAATTGCACAGAGCAATCCCGATTGGTTGTTCGTGCTGGATCGCGATGCGGCGGTATCCTCCACGAAGGATGCGGTCCCCGCCCAGGATGTGATCAACAATTCCCCCGCCCTTCAAAACACAACCGCCGTTACCAAGGGGCACATCGTTTATGCGCCAAACGATACTTACACGAACGAATCCATCCAGACCTATCTGGAACTGTTTGAAAACCTTGCAGGCGCTTTGGCGGGGTAA
- the vanRB gene encoding Regulatory protein VanRB has protein sequence MDIQILLVEDDEHICNAAKAFLENAGFIVDAFDDGLKAWEMFYNKTYQLVILDIMLPNISGLEILKEIRKHSDVPALIITALADDEHQLTAFSSHADDYITKPFAMIILLKRAEAILRRTGILKEEICVGDLSLFPIAYKATFQGEDILLTPKEFELLFMLVQNKDNIVLRERMLVQIWGYDFEGNERIVDTHIKNLRSKLPVNIIKTIKGIGYRLETE, from the coding sequence TTGGACATACAGATTCTTCTCGTTGAGGATGATGAACATATCTGTAATGCAGCTAAAGCATTTTTAGAGAATGCAGGTTTTATCGTTGATGCTTTTGATGATGGATTAAAAGCATGGGAAATGTTTTATAACAAGACCTACCAGCTCGTCATTTTGGATATTATGCTTCCCAACATAAGCGGTCTTGAGATATTGAAAGAAATACGCAAGCATTCAGATGTGCCTGCTTTAATTATTACTGCACTGGCGGATGACGAACATCAATTAACTGCATTTTCGAGCCATGCCGATGATTATATTACTAAGCCTTTCGCTATGATCATACTGCTTAAAAGAGCTGAGGCTATATTGCGCAGGACAGGAATTCTGAAAGAAGAAATTTGCGTTGGTGATTTATCTTTGTTTCCAATTGCTTATAAAGCCACTTTTCAAGGAGAGGATATTCTTCTCACGCCAAAGGAGTTTGAGCTTTTATTCATGCTTGTGCAGAACAAAGATAATATCGTATTGCGTGAACGGATGCTGGTTCAGATTTGGGGGTATGATTTTGAGGGAAACGAGAGAATCGTAGATACGCATATCAAGAATCTGCGTAGTAAACTGCCTGTCAATATTATAAAAACCATTAAAGGGATTGGCTACCGTCTGGAGACTGAGTAA
- a CDS encoding putative Sensor protein VanSB (Evidence 3 : Function proposed based on presence of conserved amino acid motif, structural feature or limited homology), which translates to MKQKGIGIFGKTFFYTFSLIVTILIVTIVFFANQFVQFYAASRENQVSEIVESLIKQLNGQSKEEAKTIADDFIDRNFAVDIAVASIDGTFLYKTSSSAAPFTVINGQVSIHDIPIGENDPKTYKNDVKMQSAKVHLEKEEFYLVVTYHYSERDAYETFFKMLPIGLIIVFLVSVFGSAGYAKMITQPIKKLAGDTRKMSEMKNIPIPEIKNDEIGQLTANVHHLYDSLKTTITELKLEMDHVRKLEESQRYFFSSASHELKTPIAAISALLEGMLENIGDYKDHPKYLAECLKMMHSLNKLVVEILEIVRLKDRKVLPKVETIDLGLMVNSLMPAYQSLAGLKSQDFSLRIPQNQTCYADSQMLKRVLSNVIMNALQNAPENSLIKIWSEESTSTIKLCLQNQGYIDENAISKVFEPFYRMDSVRSRKDGHSGIGLTIVKELMNSMQIPYNLCNTEQGVLFSIEFQKLNNR; encoded by the coding sequence ATGAAGCAAAAAGGAATTGGAATTTTTGGAAAGACATTTTTTTATACGTTTTCATTGATTGTTACGATCCTGATTGTTACGATAGTTTTTTTTGCCAATCAGTTTGTTCAGTTTTATGCTGCCAGCAGAGAAAATCAAGTTTCCGAAATAGTGGAGTCCCTTATAAAGCAGCTTAATGGACAATCGAAAGAAGAGGCCAAAACAATTGCTGATGATTTCATTGACAGAAATTTCGCAGTAGATATTGCTGTAGCAAGTATTGATGGCACTTTCTTATATAAAACCTCATCCTCTGCTGCACCTTTTACAGTAATCAATGGACAAGTAAGTATTCATGACATTCCAATAGGCGAGAATGATCCGAAAACTTATAAGAATGATGTGAAAATGCAATCTGCAAAAGTACATCTGGAAAAGGAAGAGTTCTACCTGGTTGTTACATATCACTACTCGGAACGGGATGCTTATGAAACATTCTTCAAGATGCTCCCAATCGGTTTAATAATTGTTTTTTTGGTCAGCGTGTTTGGCTCAGCGGGTTATGCAAAAATGATAACGCAACCAATAAAAAAGCTCGCGGGAGATACACGGAAAATGTCCGAAATGAAAAACATCCCTATTCCTGAGATCAAGAATGATGAAATTGGGCAACTGACAGCCAATGTGCATCATTTATACGATTCGCTGAAAACGACGATTACGGAGTTGAAGCTTGAAATGGATCATGTCCGCAAACTGGAGGAAAGCCAGCGATATTTCTTTTCATCTGCTTCCCATGAACTAAAAACACCAATTGCCGCTATAAGTGCGCTCTTGGAGGGAATGCTTGAAAATATCGGAGATTATAAAGATCATCCGAAATACTTAGCGGAATGCCTTAAAATGATGCATTCCCTCAATAAGCTGGTGGTGGAAATTTTGGAGATTGTTCGTCTGAAGGACAGAAAAGTTTTGCCCAAGGTTGAAACGATTGATCTTGGGCTTATGGTGAATTCATTAATGCCTGCATACCAATCTCTAGCGGGCCTTAAGAGTCAAGATTTTTCCCTGCGTATCCCCCAAAATCAGACCTGTTATGCAGATAGCCAGATGCTCAAACGCGTTCTTTCCAATGTGATCATGAACGCCCTCCAAAATGCGCCTGAAAATAGCCTCATAAAGATTTGGAGTGAAGAAAGCACCTCCACAATAAAGCTCTGCCTGCAGAACCAAGGCTATATTGACGAAAATGCAATTTCCAAGGTGTTTGAGCCATTCTATCGCATGGATTCTGTTCGATCCAGAAAGGACGGTCACAGTGGGATAGGGCTTACGATCGTAAAAGAACTGATGAATAGTATGCAAATCCCTTATAATCTTTGCAACACCGAGCAAGGTGTTCTGTTCAGTATAGAATTTCAAAAATTGAACAATAGATAA
- a CDS encoding conserved exported hypothetical protein (Evidence 4 : Homologs of previously reported genes of unknown function), which yields MEPEVVVAVLALIGTLSGSMLGVLAANRLTNYRIEQLEKKVDKHNSVIERTSILEEQMKVANHRIGDLEESKA from the coding sequence ATGGAGCCTGAGGTTGTAGTAGCCGTCCTTGCGCTTATCGGCACGCTGTCCGGCTCCATGCTTGGTGTGCTTGCGGCTAACCGGCTTACCAATTACCGCATCGAGCAGTTGGAGAAAAAGGTGGATAAGCACAATAGCGTTATTGAGCGCACGAGCATCCTTGAGGAGCAGATGAAGGTGGCAAACCATCGGATTGGTGACCTTGAGGAGAGCAAGGCATAA
- a CDS encoding exported hypothetical protein (Evidence 5 : No homology to any previously reported sequences) produces MRHGRSFNIPPLGVALGGGLSFARPIARPADYVDFCTRKCTRNLNTLRAATVIMLYLSGFESPLGHQNDTTV; encoded by the coding sequence ATGAGACATGGCCGCTCCTTTAATATACCCCCACTCGGTGTTGCGCTGGGTGGGGGGCTTTCGTTTGCTCGGCCTATTGCCCGACCGGCGGATTATGTAGATTTCTGCACACGAAAATGCACACGAAATTTAAACACACTTAGAGCCGCAACGGTTATAATGCTGTATCTGTCGGGGTTCGAGTCCCCGCTGGGTCACCAAAATGATACAACGGTATAG
- a CDS encoding conserved membrane hypothetical protein (Evidence 4 : Homologs of previously reported genes of unknown function): MDITTLGVASVAAITILCYWVGLIVKATPLDDKYIPVVCGAAGALLGLLWFLSGFPDFPASDPITAAAVGIVSGLAATGVNQITKQLKGD, from the coding sequence ATGGATATCACTACTCTTGGCGTTGCCAGCGTGGCGGCCATCACGATTCTTTGTTACTGGGTGGGGCTTATCGTCAAGGCCACGCCGCTGGACGATAAGTATATTCCCGTTGTCTGCGGAGCTGCTGGGGCCTTGCTTGGCCTCCTATGGTTTCTTTCCGGTTTCCCTGACTTCCCGGCCAGTGACCCCATTACCGCCGCCGCTGTGGGCATTGTGAGCGGCCTCGCGGCTACTGGGGTAAATCAGATCACTAAGCAGCTCAAGGGGGACTGA
- a CDS encoding Iron chelate uptake ABC transporter, FeCT family, permease protein, translating to MSELIYGNKAHAGIDSGLQNKSRSARAFRSKKEEKRYWILLVTLIALGVLASYGLLVYENPVPVGSPSFLPVVRRRMVALVAMLISAVCQSLSTVAFQSSTNNRIITPSLLGFEALYSTIHTSVMFFFGAGVFIKLSGGVESFLLQIVIMVVVCLILYGWLLSGKYGNLQLMLLVGVIIGTGLKSVSSFMRRLLAPSEFDVLQARLFGSVSNADAEFFPVAIPLVLVAAVLILAYSKKLNVLSLGKSASTALGVHHQSGVIYTLILVSVLMSVSTALVGPLTFYGFLVATMSYQAAPTYDHRYIFPMALAIGFLILTGSYFFMYHVFRAQGVVSIIIEMFGGIAFLIVILRKGTL from the coding sequence ATGAGCGAGTTGATCTATGGGAATAAAGCTCATGCAGGCATAGATTCCGGCCTCCAGAACAAAAGTAGATCGGCGAGAGCCTTTCGTTCCAAAAAAGAAGAAAAACGTTACTGGATTTTGCTGGTCACATTGATTGCTTTGGGCGTCCTCGCCTCCTATGGGCTTTTGGTTTATGAGAACCCCGTTCCGGTGGGTTCTCCCTCTTTTCTCCCGGTGGTCAGAAGAAGAATGGTCGCTCTTGTGGCAATGCTGATCTCCGCCGTCTGCCAGAGCCTGTCCACCGTCGCATTCCAGTCGAGTACAAACAATCGGATCATCACCCCTTCCTTGTTGGGGTTTGAGGCGCTTTACTCAACCATCCATACCAGCGTCATGTTTTTTTTCGGTGCCGGCGTATTTATTAAGCTGAGCGGGGGGGTTGAATCCTTCCTGCTGCAAATCGTTATTATGGTTGTTGTGTGCCTGATTCTTTATGGCTGGCTGCTTTCCGGAAAGTATGGAAACCTGCAGCTAATGCTTTTGGTGGGGGTTATTATCGGGACCGGCCTGAAGTCTGTATCCTCTTTTATGAGAAGGCTTTTAGCGCCGTCTGAATTTGACGTTCTGCAGGCCAGATTGTTTGGCTCCGTCAGCAACGCGGATGCCGAGTTCTTTCCCGTTGCGATTCCGCTTGTACTGGTTGCGGCAGTCCTTATTCTTGCGTATTCTAAAAAACTAAATGTGCTGTCACTTGGAAAGAGCGCCAGCACCGCTTTGGGCGTTCATCATCAATCCGGCGTAATCTATACGCTTATATTGGTTTCTGTTCTGATGTCGGTTTCAACCGCGCTGGTCGGTCCCCTTACGTTCTACGGATTTTTGGTAGCCACCATGAGTTACCAGGCAGCGCCGACCTATGATCACAGATATATCTTTCCGATGGCGCTCGCAATAGGGTTTTTGATCCTAACGGGGTCGTATTTCTTCATGTATCATGTATTTCGGGCCCAAGGCGTCGTTTCCATCATTATTGAGATGTTTGGAGGAATCGCATTTTTGATTGTGATCTTAAGGAAGGGAACTTTATGA
- a CDS encoding conserved membrane hypothetical protein (Evidence 4 : Homologs of previously reported genes of unknown function) has translation MEIKFEPAIDLNKRDESPPPVEDISCGGDLPCLDLQNRHNDIIKICELLAASTESFDPAKTYKTIKTYMDEYGRWMYSDISAFLFSRDLESIGIFTTNIGRLQDYSRNTSGNKLDTVPANEETDMMTKIDKLCDHANLAQSQAMNFTEKEDDFKSRFETNIIPFKAQFAHDMNMQFISLIAIFTALSFIVFGGISSLDNIFIGAGSIPITELMITGCIWGLCTMNLVFVFMLFVSRLTKLSICAVDGPKETLARKYPLMVWSNYLLLFLLAVSSWIYYLSYSSSGSWILEFSRNNQVLSFFLSAALITIIFGAIAWLLFKPQRNN, from the coding sequence ATGGAGATTAAGTTTGAACCTGCAATTGATTTGAATAAGCGAGACGAATCGCCTCCGCCTGTAGAAGATATTTCTTGTGGGGGCGATTTGCCTTGCTTAGATTTGCAAAATAGGCACAATGATATCATTAAAATATGCGAGCTATTAGCGGCATCAACAGAGTCTTTTGATCCTGCTAAGACTTACAAAACCATAAAGACTTATATGGATGAATACGGAAGATGGATGTATTCTGATATTAGCGCATTTCTTTTTAGTCGTGATTTGGAATCTATCGGGATATTTACAACCAACATCGGGCGCTTGCAAGATTATTCAAGAAACACAAGCGGTAACAAATTAGACACCGTTCCAGCAAATGAAGAAACTGATATGATGACAAAAATAGACAAACTTTGTGATCATGCAAATTTAGCCCAAAGTCAGGCAATGAACTTCACAGAGAAAGAAGACGATTTTAAATCGCGCTTTGAGACAAATATCATTCCATTTAAGGCGCAATTTGCACATGACATGAACATGCAGTTCATCTCTCTAATAGCAATATTTACCGCTCTATCATTTATTGTGTTTGGCGGGATTTCGTCGCTTGACAATATATTCATAGGGGCGGGGTCGATTCCTATTACAGAGCTGATGATTACCGGGTGCATCTGGGGCTTGTGCACCATGAATTTGGTCTTTGTATTTATGCTATTCGTATCTAGGCTTACAAAGCTCTCAATATGTGCCGTTGACGGCCCGAAGGAGACGTTGGCTAGGAAATACCCGCTGATGGTTTGGAGTAACTATTTATTGTTGTTTTTGCTTGCTGTTTCAAGTTGGATTTATTATTTGAGCTATTCTAGTTCGGGTTCTTGGATATTGGAATTTTCTCGTAACAATCAAGTCCTCTCTTTTTTCTTAAGCGCTGCATTAATTACAATAATTTTTGGAGCAATTGCTTGGCTTTTATTTAAGCCGCAACGCAATAATTGA
- the yclP gene encoding Uncharacterized ABC transporter ATP-binding protein YclP gives MINILNARKSYTDEVEIGPLNIQIPKAGFTSLIGPNGAGKSTALLMIGRLLNMDEGQIKVANMDVSDSKSEDLAKILTILRQENHFVTRLTVRQLAGFGRFPYSKGRLTKEDESIISKYIDFLDLADLENRYLDELSGGQRQRAYVAMVLCQETEYVLLDEPLNNLDVARSVQMMEHLRHAADEFGRTILTVMHDINFAAKYSDRICAMKGGRIAAFGTVEEIMNTELLTDIFETKIEIIDGPHGPIAIY, from the coding sequence ATGATAAATATTCTTAACGCCAGAAAGTCTTACACGGATGAGGTGGAAATAGGGCCTCTAAATATCCAAATACCAAAAGCCGGGTTCACTTCTCTGATCGGGCCGAATGGAGCGGGAAAATCCACCGCACTTTTAATGATCGGAAGACTTCTGAACATGGACGAGGGCCAAATCAAGGTAGCCAATATGGACGTTTCTGACTCCAAATCAGAAGACCTGGCAAAAATTTTGACCATTTTACGGCAAGAAAATCATTTTGTAACGAGACTTACCGTCCGGCAGCTCGCCGGGTTTGGCCGGTTCCCTTATTCGAAAGGCAGATTAACGAAAGAGGACGAGTCAATTATTTCTAAGTATATCGATTTTTTGGACCTGGCTGACCTAGAAAACAGATATTTAGATGAGCTCTCCGGGGGCCAAAGACAACGGGCGTACGTAGCGATGGTTTTGTGCCAGGAGACAGAATATGTTCTTTTGGATGAGCCACTGAACAATCTCGACGTTGCGCGTTCCGTTCAAATGATGGAGCATTTAAGGCATGCGGCCGATGAATTCGGAAGGACGATTTTGACTGTTATGCATGATATAAATTTTGCAGCCAAATATTCCGATCGGATTTGCGCGATGAAAGGCGGACGAATCGCCGCCTTTGGAACGGTGGAAGAAATTATGAACACGGAGCTTTTGACCGATATTTTTGAAACAAAAATAGAAATTATTGACGGCCCGCATGGACCGATCGCAATTTACTAG